One window of Pseudacidobacterium ailaaui genomic DNA carries:
- a CDS encoding WD40 repeat domain-containing protein, with the protein MKLLFLPVFVALACCASLAQGTKLWTQQRFDEFEKGTPKGVAIRSNGLLEPGPESRQLAMTPSTYIWALAADSAGNAYTATGSPATVLRIAPNGKITKLFTSKDLSVQAIAVAKDGSVYAGTLPSGKVYKLPAGAADLDETKATVVFDPAQTEARPKYIWALVFDSTGRLYIATGAPAAIYRLDPASANPKPEPFFKSDEQHIRALAFDKSGNLIAGSDGSGLIYRIDNTGKGYVLFDAPRHEITSLSIADDGAIYAAGVGSKGQTTLPPLPVQGTPSVSTTITFVQPGSVQAFNGNTVIPDGSEVYQIAPHSAPRKIWSDRDDIVYSLRWTPQGLLAATGNRGRIYRIEDNGDYADIAHLEASQAVGFADSPQGLLVATANPGKVYLLSHAPAAESTYLSNVFDAGVFSQWGRAEVDSNGSDYEIYARAGNIENPERAWSDWKKITPNLGPLGLEQARFLQWKIVLHPGTAVSSVAINYLPVNVAPVIDEIAVVPGARVPAPPPQQLQNQPIAISFGEPSRPPVQFNEQGHEPLTGIRDKSAVTVRWAAHDDNGDDLIYSLYYRGDGDKETNWQLLKDKVSERYFSFDATTFPDGAYRLKVVASDAPSHNPGDALTAEKVSDRFVLDTTPPSLSPIEAHLVNGRIHVVLTATDTTSPISHAEYSVDSGPWQYLEPVGKLSDSLTEHYDFDAAVPQRQQGLAPENPSEHLITVRVYDRYDNVAAAKAVVR; encoded by the coding sequence ATGAAGCTCCTATTCCTGCCGGTATTCGTGGCCCTTGCCTGCTGTGCCTCCCTTGCACAGGGGACCAAACTCTGGACTCAGCAACGCTTCGACGAGTTCGAAAAAGGCACTCCCAAGGGTGTGGCCATCCGTAGCAACGGTCTTCTGGAGCCAGGACCGGAAAGCCGCCAGTTGGCCATGACTCCTTCCACTTATATCTGGGCCCTGGCTGCTGACTCTGCCGGCAATGCCTATACGGCCACCGGATCTCCAGCCACCGTTTTACGGATCGCGCCGAACGGGAAAATCACCAAGCTCTTTACCAGCAAAGACCTCTCCGTGCAGGCCATCGCCGTTGCAAAAGATGGTTCTGTATATGCCGGGACACTGCCGTCTGGCAAGGTCTATAAGCTGCCTGCGGGCGCCGCAGACCTTGACGAAACAAAGGCAACGGTGGTCTTTGACCCCGCTCAGACTGAGGCCAGACCCAAATACATCTGGGCCCTGGTCTTTGACAGCACCGGACGCCTCTACATCGCAACCGGAGCTCCGGCCGCTATCTATCGGCTGGACCCTGCTTCAGCCAATCCCAAACCCGAGCCTTTCTTTAAAAGTGACGAGCAGCATATTCGCGCCCTTGCCTTCGATAAATCCGGAAACCTCATTGCCGGGTCTGACGGCAGCGGACTCATTTATCGCATCGACAACACCGGCAAAGGCTATGTCCTTTTCGATGCTCCCCGGCACGAAATCACCTCACTCTCCATCGCAGATGACGGCGCGATCTATGCGGCCGGCGTGGGAAGTAAAGGGCAAACCACACTGCCGCCGCTTCCCGTCCAGGGCACGCCCTCTGTATCCACCACGATTACATTTGTTCAACCAGGCTCCGTGCAGGCGTTTAATGGCAACACTGTGATCCCGGATGGATCTGAGGTCTACCAGATCGCGCCGCATTCGGCCCCGCGTAAAATTTGGTCCGACCGCGATGATATTGTGTACTCCCTCCGTTGGACCCCTCAGGGCCTGCTGGCGGCCACTGGCAATCGGGGCCGTATCTACCGCATTGAGGACAATGGGGACTATGCTGACATTGCCCATCTCGAAGCATCGCAGGCCGTTGGTTTTGCCGATTCGCCACAAGGGCTGCTGGTCGCCACAGCCAACCCTGGGAAGGTCTATCTGTTAAGCCATGCTCCTGCTGCGGAAAGCACGTATCTGAGCAATGTTTTCGATGCAGGTGTCTTCTCCCAATGGGGCCGTGCGGAGGTGGATTCGAATGGCTCAGACTACGAGATCTACGCACGCGCTGGTAATATTGAGAATCCTGAGCGTGCCTGGAGTGACTGGAAGAAGATCACCCCCAATCTTGGCCCGCTCGGCCTGGAACAGGCGCGCTTTCTGCAATGGAAAATTGTGCTCCATCCCGGCACAGCTGTCAGCTCTGTCGCCATCAATTATTTGCCTGTAAATGTAGCGCCCGTCATTGATGAAATCGCCGTGGTTCCAGGAGCGCGGGTTCCGGCCCCTCCTCCGCAACAGCTACAAAACCAGCCCATCGCCATCAGCTTCGGTGAGCCATCGCGTCCCCCCGTGCAGTTCAATGAGCAGGGACATGAACCGCTCACCGGCATCAGGGACAAGTCCGCAGTGACTGTTCGCTGGGCGGCCCACGATGACAATGGCGACGACCTGATTTACAGCCTTTACTATCGGGGCGATGGCGACAAAGAAACCAACTGGCAATTGCTCAAGGACAAGGTCTCGGAGCGCTACTTCAGCTTCGACGCCACCACCTTTCCCGACGGCGCGTATCGACTAAAAGTCGTCGCCAGCGATGCACCTTCCCATAATCCTGGGGATGCGCTCACTGCAGAAAAAGTCAGTGACCGTTTTGTGTTGGACACGACGCCGCCTTCGTTGTCTCCCATAGAAGCCCATCTCGTCAACGGAAGGATCCACGTCGTTCTTACAGCGACAGACACAACCAGCCCGATATCCCATGCTGAATACTCCGTTGACTCAGGCCCCTGGCAATATCTCGAACCCGTTGGAAAGCTCTCCGACTCGCTTACCGAGCACTATGACTTTGACGCGGCGGTCCCTCAGCGACAGCAGGGTCTTGCTCCTGAAAACCCCTCTGAGCATCTGATTACCGTGCGCGTCTACGATCGTTATGACAATGTTGCGGCAGCAAAGGCAGTTGTGCGGTGA
- a CDS encoding ABC transporter ATP-binding protein, with amino-acid sequence MGTLSIDRHGASAAQSSMSLSPLAATAHPFLWVENLRKEYATGRGRLILFDGLSFQVDQGELVAIVGQSGSGKSTLLHILGALDAPTSGEVYCASTPLRKLSPGEAASFRNREVGYVWQFHYLLPEFTALENVAMPLLARGESRKLAFARAMECLRDVELEGRADHQAGELSGGEQQRVSLARALVTQPRLLLADEPTGDLDSLTADTVFSLLRRLHEKEHLTSVIVTHNMTLAQRCSRILRLEKGRMEELSPQS; translated from the coding sequence ATGGGAACTCTCTCCATCGATCGGCACGGCGCCTCTGCGGCCCAGTCGTCTATGAGTTTGAGTCCTCTTGCTGCGACCGCGCATCCATTCCTCTGGGTAGAAAATCTGCGTAAGGAATACGCAACTGGACGCGGAAGACTCATCCTCTTTGATGGCCTGAGCTTTCAGGTCGATCAGGGCGAACTGGTTGCGATTGTTGGCCAGTCTGGGTCCGGAAAGAGCACTTTATTGCACATTTTGGGTGCCCTTGATGCTCCCACCAGCGGTGAAGTATACTGCGCCTCAACTCCTTTGAGAAAACTGTCGCCAGGTGAAGCTGCCTCCTTCCGCAACCGGGAAGTGGGTTATGTATGGCAATTTCACTACCTTCTGCCGGAATTTACTGCACTTGAGAATGTAGCCATGCCGCTGCTGGCCCGCGGGGAGTCCAGAAAGTTGGCCTTTGCCCGGGCCATGGAATGCCTGCGGGACGTGGAGCTGGAAGGTCGTGCAGACCACCAGGCTGGAGAGCTTTCCGGAGGAGAGCAGCAGCGGGTTTCCCTGGCGCGCGCCCTGGTAACGCAGCCCCGATTACTTCTTGCTGACGAACCAACCGGGGATTTGGACAGTCTAACAGCAGATACGGTATTTTCTTTGCTCCGGCGTCTTCATGAAAAGGAGCATTTGACATCGGTCATCGTAACGCACAATATGACGCTTGCGCAGCGATGTAGCAGAATTTTACGGCTGGAAAAAGGCCGTATGGAGGAACTGTCTCCGCAGAGTTGA
- a CDS encoding ABC transporter permease, which produces MKFELFVAARYLRAKRRQAVIGFITAISVIGVAVGVAALIIALAITNGMSRDLRERLLSSTAHVSLMRIQSDGIGNWRALTARLRQLPHVTAAAPGLYEPVLISRGALSAGAEIKGIIPQQERTVSDLLSHLTQGSAAPLSGPEASTADAERPTPPIVVGYDLADSLNAKVGDTVMVTSPQGELTPYGLVPKYQRFQIVGIFHSGFYQYDSSFAFVRLADAQRLFDEPDLVSIISFKVDDLYHADRISKEIEQAAGPGFEATNWMEQNRELFRALKLEQVVTFIVIGLIVCVAALNILIALTMMVMEKTKDIAVLMSIGVRPEQIRSIFLMQGFLISLIGTGIGLVLGYVLSWAGAHYRFIHLSADVYSIDYLPFAPRIRDGVIVALVSLGVSLLATLYPSTSAARVLPAEALRYE; this is translated from the coding sequence GTGAAGTTTGAGCTTTTTGTCGCCGCACGGTATCTGCGGGCCAAGCGCCGCCAGGCCGTCATTGGCTTCATCACGGCCATCTCTGTGATTGGGGTGGCCGTCGGAGTTGCCGCGCTCATCATCGCGCTGGCCATCACCAATGGAATGAGCCGTGACCTGCGCGAGCGCCTGTTAAGTTCCACAGCCCATGTTTCTCTCATGCGCATCCAGAGCGACGGAATCGGCAACTGGCGCGCCCTCACCGCGCGGCTGCGCCAACTCCCTCACGTCACTGCCGCTGCTCCCGGACTTTACGAGCCAGTACTCATTTCCCGCGGGGCCCTCTCTGCCGGGGCGGAGATCAAAGGCATCATTCCCCAGCAGGAGCGTACCGTCAGCGATCTGCTCTCACATCTCACACAGGGCAGCGCTGCTCCCCTGTCAGGGCCGGAAGCCTCAACAGCAGATGCAGAGCGCCCTACGCCCCCGATTGTGGTCGGATATGACCTCGCCGACTCACTCAATGCGAAAGTTGGCGATACGGTGATGGTCACCAGCCCTCAGGGCGAACTTACTCCCTACGGACTTGTTCCGAAATATCAGCGCTTTCAGATCGTAGGCATCTTTCATTCCGGCTTCTACCAATATGATTCCAGCTTCGCTTTTGTGCGCCTCGCCGACGCCCAGCGCCTCTTCGATGAGCCGGACCTCGTGTCCATCATCTCTTTTAAGGTAGACGATCTTTACCATGCTGACCGCATCAGCAAAGAAATCGAGCAGGCCGCAGGCCCCGGTTTTGAGGCCACCAACTGGATGGAGCAGAACCGCGAGCTTTTCCGCGCCCTGAAGCTCGAACAGGTCGTAACCTTCATCGTCATTGGCCTGATTGTCTGTGTCGCCGCCCTCAACATCCTGATCGCCCTGACCATGATGGTGATGGAAAAGACAAAGGACATTGCAGTGCTCATGTCCATCGGCGTCCGGCCCGAACAAATCCGGAGCATCTTTCTGATGCAGGGATTTCTCATCAGCCTCATCGGCACAGGAATCGGCCTTGTTCTTGGCTATGTCCTCTCCTGGGCCGGGGCCCATTATCGCTTTATCCATCTTTCGGCAGATGTCTATTCCATTGACTATCTTCCCTTTGCCCCGCGCATCCGCGATGGTGTGATCGTGGCGCTTGTTTCTCTTGGGGTCTCCCTGCTGGCCACGCTCTACCCGTCGACCTCTGCGGCCCGCGTTCTGCCCGCCGAAGCCTTGCGTTACGAATAG
- a CDS encoding zinc dependent phospholipase C family protein — protein MQATGYDEGCSNKPMLLTRQKKALLRKANPADTFSALASGGQFFRWKRKGQTQLPWLTGALIAALCVSLLVQPVWGYSVLTHQQIIDLAWEPSIKPLLLSRYPNTTEAQLRLAQSYAYGGCEIQDAGYYPFGHVFFSNLTHYVRTGDFVASLVRNARDVNELAFALGALSHYIGDTIGHHDAINPSTAVEFPRLALQYGHSITYDESPHGHVRTEFAFDVDEMTKHHLAPAAYLDHIGLRVSLGLLERAFYETYGLHLREVLGNKRRSAVIASYRHSVRSFLPAFAHAEAVIHQHDFPPELDTPEFQALHARIQQTGDLHQWQAMRRGPGITTHLLAFLVILIPKIGPASDLAIKIPTQETETSYVTSVNLTLRTFETHLQNLRTNRTDTPEIILNLENRDLDTGYVVQPGGYPRTDKTYAQLVSSLTRYPDRPVPSGLKRDILAYYSNPSSPIITKKDRKAWQRLQQELALLQTMPVVPLK, from the coding sequence GTGCAAGCAACCGGCTATGATGAAGGCTGCTCCAACAAACCGATGCTGCTTACTCGACAGAAGAAAGCCCTTCTCCGCAAGGCAAATCCTGCGGACACCTTTTCTGCCTTAGCGTCCGGCGGTCAGTTTTTTAGATGGAAAAGGAAGGGGCAGACGCAACTCCCTTGGCTGACAGGCGCTCTCATCGCTGCCCTCTGTGTTTCTCTTCTGGTCCAGCCAGTCTGGGGCTACTCCGTTCTCACGCACCAGCAAATTATTGATCTGGCCTGGGAACCGTCGATCAAGCCACTGCTACTGTCCCGCTATCCAAATACCACCGAGGCCCAGTTACGTCTGGCGCAGTCGTATGCCTACGGAGGCTGCGAGATTCAGGATGCCGGTTATTATCCATTCGGGCATGTCTTCTTCAGCAACCTTACCCACTACGTCCGCACCGGAGACTTTGTGGCCAGCCTGGTCCGCAATGCCAGGGATGTAAACGAGCTGGCTTTTGCTCTGGGTGCCCTTTCCCATTACATCGGGGACACCATCGGCCATCATGACGCCATCAATCCTTCCACCGCTGTTGAATTTCCCCGCCTCGCCCTGCAATATGGCCACTCCATTACCTATGATGAGAGCCCGCACGGACATGTCCGGACGGAATTTGCCTTTGACGTGGATGAAATGACCAAACACCATCTGGCGCCCGCGGCGTATCTCGACCATATTGGACTGCGAGTATCGCTCGGCCTGCTGGAGAGGGCCTTTTATGAAACCTATGGCCTGCATCTGCGTGAAGTCCTGGGCAACAAGCGCCGCAGTGCTGTAATCGCCTCCTATCGCCATTCGGTGCGCAGTTTCCTGCCTGCTTTCGCTCACGCTGAGGCAGTCATCCATCAGCACGACTTCCCCCCCGAACTGGATACACCGGAGTTTCAGGCGCTGCACGCACGCATTCAGCAGACCGGCGACCTGCATCAATGGCAGGCCATGCGCCGCGGCCCGGGAATTACCACGCATCTGCTGGCCTTTCTCGTCATTCTCATTCCCAAAATCGGGCCCGCATCCGATCTGGCCATTAAGATCCCGACCCAGGAAACGGAGACCAGCTACGTCACCAGTGTCAACCTTACACTCCGGACCTTCGAAACGCATCTGCAGAACCTCCGTACCAATCGCACCGATACCCCGGAAATCATTTTGAATCTTGAAAATCGTGATCTCGACACCGGTTACGTGGTGCAGCCCGGTGGCTACCCGCGCACGGACAAGACTTACGCCCAACTGGTGAGCAGCCTTACCCGATACCCGGACCGTCCCGTGCCCTCCGGATTAAAACGCGATATTCTGGCTTACTACTCCAACCCTTCTTCGCCCATCATTACCAAAAAGGACCGGAAAGCATGGCAGCGGCTCCAGCAGGAACTGGCCCTGCTGCAAACCATGCCTGTTGTTCCTCTCAAATAG
- a CDS encoding alpha-mannosidase yields MGAVPSALIMGTFPQMPFSRYNPTVSTRQFSPGFVEMDTEIRARSVQVRSERVKRRWGQALAMAALCVSSAVWAQDAEQVAQITKAMPAESQMVIQRLGELDHLDAGEWKFHAGDVPHGESVSLDDSDWQTVKPGFRASGEAAWFRRWVEVPKTLHGYDLTDTRIWFRFEAYANGPMPQIIYFNGSRVALGDDLEPIVLLDHAKPGQKVLIAVKLLQTVDQKTFHNADFKIDFSESRPNPDDLRKEFLSAALLVPSLSTNPQGDEATLEKAVHAVDLKALDAADQAKFDASLKQASSDLEALKPLLKGATFHLTGNSHIDAAWLWPWTETVDVVKRTFSTALQLMNEYPDYTYTQSAAAYNYWMATKYPAINDEIKRRIKEGRWEIVGGMWVEPDLNMPSGEATARSILLGKRFYQQEYGVDVRIGWNPDSFGYNWQLPQIYKKSGIDYFVTQKMAWNDTNQLPFKLFWWESPDGSKVLTYFPHDYANNNLNPVRLSADLATARKWSPGMTEMMDLYGIGDHGGGPTRAILDEGMHWAQPDKIVPNYKFGTAQSFFSTVEKQIAPESPEWDYFKIMKGYTPPSMPPAGQIAIPTWKSELYFEYHRGVMTTQAHHKWNMRHSEMWALNAEKLASLAWLDGKSYPNDELTDAWRTITFNDFHDLAAGSGIGIIYKEAQEQFDKTHLETDKISQDSLKTIAARINTKAAGEVPVLVFNPLSWERSGWFEVSVQMPNATSGISVLDAKNQVLPSLVLSSDKATNSFKLLVLAKNVPSMGYAVLHAIPGEKPFASDLKVSGLTLENSLLRVTVDKTTGCITSIFDKKSNFESLASGACGNELQAFKDLPKDYDAWNIDPGTLDAPPTKLTEADSVELVEKGPARASVRVTRHWQNSKFVQEIQLAAYSDEVNIVNDIDWHETHILLKAAFPLAASSDKATYEIPYGSIERPTTRNNRWDKAQFEVPALRWADLGDGQHGFSLINESKYGYDDAGNVLRLSLLRSPTWPDPEADRGHQHFSFALYPHAGDWKQALTVRHGYEYNYKLKAVQLEAHTGTLPLEHSFLTVKPENVVLTAMKKAEDSDALVLHMYEWAGKQANVEVTVPSGAVSATETNLLEQPEGPSLSVTNGQVTVPIHPYEILALRVDYPQNR; encoded by the coding sequence ATGGGTGCTGTCCCGTCGGCCCTGATCATGGGAACGTTTCCACAAATGCCCTTCAGCAGGTATAATCCAACCGTCTCTACCCGTCAGTTTTCTCCGGGCTTTGTGGAGATGGACACGGAAATACGAGCGAGGAGTGTGCAGGTGAGGAGTGAACGCGTAAAACGCCGTTGGGGCCAGGCATTGGCCATGGCTGCCTTGTGTGTTTCGTCTGCCGTCTGGGCGCAGGATGCCGAACAGGTCGCGCAGATTACAAAGGCAATGCCCGCTGAATCGCAAATGGTCATTCAGCGGTTGGGAGAGCTGGACCATCTGGATGCAGGGGAATGGAAATTTCATGCAGGGGACGTTCCGCATGGTGAAAGCGTCAGTCTGGATGATTCAGACTGGCAGACGGTGAAACCTGGCTTCCGGGCATCGGGGGAAGCTGCGTGGTTCCGCCGTTGGGTAGAGGTACCGAAGACGCTGCACGGCTATGACCTGACGGACACGCGCATCTGGTTCCGCTTTGAGGCATATGCGAACGGGCCCATGCCGCAAATTATTTACTTTAACGGCAGCCGGGTTGCTCTGGGCGATGATCTTGAACCGATTGTGCTGCTTGATCATGCAAAACCCGGGCAAAAGGTTTTGATTGCGGTCAAGCTGCTGCAGACGGTGGACCAGAAGACTTTCCACAATGCGGACTTCAAGATTGATTTTTCTGAGAGCCGTCCTAATCCTGATGATCTGCGTAAGGAATTTCTTTCCGCAGCCCTTTTGGTCCCCAGCCTCTCGACCAATCCTCAGGGTGATGAAGCGACGCTGGAAAAGGCCGTCCATGCAGTGGATTTGAAAGCACTGGATGCTGCAGACCAGGCGAAGTTTGATGCTTCACTGAAGCAGGCGAGCAGTGATTTGGAAGCGCTCAAGCCTCTGCTGAAGGGAGCGACGTTCCACCTGACCGGGAACTCCCACATTGACGCCGCATGGCTCTGGCCCTGGACGGAGACGGTGGACGTGGTCAAGCGGACGTTTTCCACGGCGCTGCAGTTGATGAACGAGTATCCGGACTACACCTACACCCAATCGGCTGCTGCTTATAACTACTGGATGGCGACCAAGTATCCGGCCATCAATGATGAGATCAAAAGGCGCATCAAGGAAGGCCGCTGGGAAATTGTCGGCGGGATGTGGGTGGAACCAGACCTGAATATGCCATCCGGCGAGGCGACGGCCCGCTCCATCCTGCTGGGCAAGCGCTTTTATCAGCAGGAGTATGGCGTGGATGTCCGTATTGGCTGGAACCCGGATTCTTTCGGCTACAACTGGCAACTGCCGCAGATATACAAAAAGTCCGGGATTGATTATTTCGTAACGCAGAAGATGGCGTGGAACGATACAAACCAGCTCCCCTTCAAGCTCTTCTGGTGGGAGTCGCCGGACGGCAGCAAGGTGCTGACGTATTTCCCGCACGATTATGCAAATAACAACCTGAATCCAGTGCGGCTATCGGCTGATCTGGCAACAGCACGGAAATGGTCTCCGGGAATGACGGAGATGATGGACCTCTACGGCATTGGCGATCACGGCGGTGGTCCGACCCGCGCAATTCTGGATGAAGGCATGCACTGGGCACAGCCGGACAAGATTGTTCCCAACTATAAATTCGGGACGGCGCAGAGCTTTTTCAGTACAGTAGAGAAGCAGATTGCCCCGGAATCACCGGAATGGGACTATTTCAAAATCATGAAGGGCTACACGCCTCCCTCCATGCCACCGGCAGGGCAGATTGCGATTCCGACCTGGAAGAGCGAACTGTACTTTGAGTATCACCGCGGTGTGATGACCACACAGGCGCACCACAAGTGGAACATGCGCCACAGCGAAATGTGGGCGCTGAATGCCGAGAAACTGGCGTCGCTGGCGTGGCTCGATGGAAAGAGCTATCCAAATGATGAACTGACAGATGCATGGCGGACGATCACCTTTAATGACTTCCACGATCTGGCCGCCGGTTCGGGCATCGGCATTATTTACAAAGAAGCGCAGGAGCAGTTCGACAAGACGCACCTTGAAACCGACAAGATCTCGCAGGATTCCCTGAAGACCATTGCTGCGCGGATCAATACCAAAGCAGCGGGCGAAGTGCCAGTGCTGGTCTTCAATCCACTGTCGTGGGAGCGTTCCGGGTGGTTTGAAGTTTCGGTGCAGATGCCGAATGCAACATCGGGCATCTCTGTGCTGGATGCAAAAAATCAGGTACTGCCGTCTCTTGTCCTTTCCAGCGACAAGGCAACCAACAGCTTTAAGCTGCTCGTCCTTGCAAAGAACGTGCCCTCGATGGGCTACGCCGTGCTTCATGCCATCCCCGGAGAGAAGCCCTTTGCCAGTGATCTGAAGGTGAGCGGCCTCACGCTTGAAAATTCGCTGCTGCGTGTGACAGTCGACAAGACCACGGGATGCATCACCAGCATTTTTGATAAGAAAAGCAATTTCGAGTCGCTGGCTTCCGGCGCATGCGGGAATGAGTTGCAGGCATTCAAGGACCTTCCGAAGGACTATGATGCCTGGAACATTGACCCGGGCACACTTGATGCTCCGCCAACAAAACTGACAGAGGCCGATTCGGTGGAACTGGTGGAGAAGGGTCCTGCGCGGGCTTCGGTCCGAGTGACACGGCACTGGCAGAACTCGAAGTTTGTGCAGGAAATCCAGCTTGCTGCTTACTCGGATGAGGTCAATATCGTGAATGACATTGACTGGCATGAGACGCATATCCTGCTGAAAGCAGCGTTTCCGCTGGCGGCTTCCAGTGACAAGGCAACCTACGAGATTCCGTATGGCAGCATTGAGCGCCCGACAACTCGAAACAATCGTTGGGACAAGGCACAGTTTGAGGTTCCCGCGCTGCGCTGGGCCGACCTTGGAGATGGACAGCACGGATTCAGCCTCATCAATGAGTCGAAGTATGGCTATGACGATGCGGGGAATGTGCTGCGTCTTTCCTTGCTGCGTTCGCCAACATGGCCTGATCCGGAGGCTGACCGTGGACACCAGCACTTCAGCTTTGCGCTGTATCCTCATGCAGGAGACTGGAAGCAGGCGCTTACGGTCCGCCATGGCTATGAATACAACTACAAGCTGAAGGCAGTGCAGCTAGAAGCGCATACGGGAACGCTTCCGCTGGAGCATTCCTTCCTGACCGTGAAGCCTGAAAATGTGGTGCTGACTGCGATGAAGAAAGCAGAGGACTCCGATGCGCTTGTCCTGCACATGTATGAATGGGCAGGGAAGCAGGCGAACGTAGAAGTGACTGTGCCTTCGGGAGCAGTCTCAGCTACGGAGACCAATCTGCTGGAGCAGCCGGAGGGTCCTTCACTTTCAGTAACAAACGGACAAGTGACGGTCCCAATTCATCCGTATGAAATACTCGCCTTACGGGTGGATTACCCGCAGAATCGGTAG